The Saccopteryx leptura isolate mSacLep1 chromosome 2, mSacLep1_pri_phased_curated, whole genome shotgun sequence genome has a window encoding:
- the TMEM119 gene encoding transmembrane protein 119 codes for MVSAVAPSLVMSVLLLLRVLPAVAHSVPLQAAFLEDMGGSGEEADDSSASSPSLPPPQTPALSPTSTGPPPTRLAGPKPPTNFLDGIVDFFRQYVMLIAVVGSLVFLLMFIVCAALITRQKHKASAYYPSSFPKKKYVDQSDRAGGPQAFSEVPDRAPDGRAEEALDSSQQLQADILAATQNLKSPTRVVPSSGNEARMLEGKSEEEETGSPEEDQKAQGHGVPVEEPDGPEEPCSAVAEGAVVASEGPGEPPEAAPSLAQESGDPAGPPEDPCACGSVTPSI; via the coding sequence ATGGTTTCTGCCGTGGCCCCCAGCCTCGTCATGTCTGTGCTGCTGCTCCTGAGGGTCCTGCCCGCGGTGGCCCACTCTGTGCCCCTGCAGGCCGCCTTCCTGGAGGACATGGGGGGCAGCGGGGAGGAGGCTGACGACTCATCAGCCTCCTCCCCGAGTCTCCCGCCACCCCAGACCCCGGCCCTCAGCCCCACGTCGACGgggcccccacccacacggctggcGGGCCCCAAGCCCCCCACCAACTTCCTGGACGGCATCGTGGACTTCTTTCGCCAGTACGTGATGCTCATCGCCGTGGTGGGCTCCCTGGTGTTCCTACTGATGTTCATTGTCTGCGCCGCCCTCATCACCCGCCAGAAGCACAAGGCCTCGGCCTACTACCCCTCCTCTTTCCCCAAGAAGAAGTACGTGGACCAGAGTGACCGGGCTGGGGGCCCCCAGGCCTTCAGCGAGGTCCCTGACAGGGCTCCCGACGGCCGGGCTGAGGAGGCCCTGGATTCCTCCCAGCAGCTCCAGGCTGACATCCTCGCGGCCACCCAGAACCTCAAGTCTCCCACCAGGGTGGTCCCGAGCAGTGGAAACGAGGCCAGGATGCTCGAGGGCAAGTCGGAGGAAGAGGAGACAGGCAGCCCGGAGGAGGACCAGAAAGCCCAGGGCCATGGGGTCCCAGTGGAGGAACCAGACGGGCCGGAGGAGCCGTGCTCAGCGGTGGCAGAGGGGGCTGTGGTGGCCAGCGAAGGCCCAGGGGAGCCACCAGAAGCAGCCCCCTCATTAGCCCAGGAGTCTGGGGACCCGGCTGGCCCCCCTGAAGACCCCTGTGCTTGTGGCAGTGTCACCCCTAGCATCTAA